Genomic DNA from Candidatus Koribacter versatilis Ellin345:
ACCGCAGCAGTTCGCCGCGCAGCACGATGATCGTCGGCAACACCCCGGGGTCGAACGGATAGAGTTCCGCGCAGGCACCCAGCGCCAGCGCCAGCGTCGTCGGCGTGTACGACAGTGGCACGCTCAGAAACTTTCGCGCGCGCCGTCCGCTGTGCTCACTGAGATAGTCGATGAGGTGAGAAATGCCAGGCTGTTTGAAAAACGGCTTCTGGAACGACGGTGCCGAGCGCAGGTCGCTGGGCTCATAGCCTTGGTAATAATGGTCCCGCAGCCAAACCGCCAGTTCTTCGCACGTCACGCGGACGGTCGGTGCGGCGTCTTCAAACGCTCGACGCAGAGCCGTTGAGATGGCGCTGGACACAATGCCCCCGTGGTCCCCAGATGTTCAGCCGTGTTGAGGGGTGATGCGGGCGGATTATAACAACCAGAGCGCGATTTGACAGTCAATTTCGTACCACGACTGCATCGTGCTACCCCGAATGTGTACGCGCGCGGTTTCAGCGCCCCTGGCTGGGATCCGCGCTGGTTGCCGTATTCAAGTCCACGTGGGTCTTTGTTTCAACCGGCAATTCCGGCGGATAGCAGTTGCCATCTGCGTTGTAGTTCTTCGGACACGCCTTGGCCTCGCCGCGCCTTGGCGACTGCGCATACTGCCAAATCTCCGCGTACGGGATGCCGCTCTTTGCCGGCGATGGTGGGTTCTTGGGGAAATAACACCCCCGCGACGGCGAGCATGCATCGTTGTACGCCCAGATAGCGATCTTCCTTCCCTGCGCATGGTCATGGATGTCCTTCGCCGTCACCACGCCTTCGGCCGCCATTCCTGAGCAATACACGCCCGCTTTGAATCCCGCCGCGATCACTGCGTCGAACCACGCATGAAGGTAGGCCTGCTGTTCCTCCAGCATTCGCCCGCCCTGCTCCTGGTCGATAAAGATGATTGCCCCTGCCCGGAAGCCCTCGGCATTCGCCCGCGCCGCCGCGTCCCGACCGTCCTTTTGACCGATCTGCGCCGGGTTTTTACCCTTAAGTTCGTTGTAAAGCCGACCGTTGTAGAGAACCGCGAAGCCAAATCCGGCAGCTTTCATCATTTCCCGTTTGCCTGCCCAGGTATTGCGGTTCGCCCCCGGCGGATTATTCAGCCAATAGCCGGTCCACTCGAAGGTCTTGTGCAGGGCAGGCAGCAGATCGTCGCCGGGATAGAC
This window encodes:
- a CDS encoding glycoside hydrolase domain-containing protein: MTEDALLRNPLGSRTQPVMRKTKIIVSVLLAIFFGISGLAVAQESQPYHLGFDRNVYPGDDLLPALHKTFEWTGYWLNNPPGANRNTWAGKREMMKAAGFGFAVLYNGRLYNELKGKNPAQIGQKDGRDAAARANAEGFRAGAIIFIDQEQGGRMLEEQQAYLHAWFDAVIAAGFKAGVYCSGMAAEGVVTAKDIHDHAQGRKIAIWAYNDACSPSRGCYFPKNPPSPAKSGIPYAEIWQYAQSPRRGEAKACPKNYNADGNCYPPELPVETKTHVDLNTATSADPSQGR